A single genomic interval of Streptococcus suis harbors:
- a CDS encoding HD domain-containing protein, with amino-acid sequence MVAYKQDKEYMHYVGHLIATPKVQKLGKIPHHYYSTRLEHSINVSYTSYKIAKKFGWDAKSTARGGLLHDLFFYDWRDTKFNKSHAWVHPRIAKRNAQKLIQLNKLEEDIIVKHMFGATIAPPRYKESWIVTCVDKYWAVREWSLPLQHKWKNRKVFRFQ; translated from the coding sequence ATGGTTGCATATAAACAAGATAAAGAATACATGCATTACGTGGGGCACTTGATTGCCACACCCAAGGTGCAAAAATTGGGGAAAATTCCTCATCATTATTACTCCACGCGCTTGGAGCATTCCATCAATGTCTCTTATACAAGCTATAAGATTGCGAAAAAATTTGGTTGGGATGCCAAGTCAACAGCTCGTGGTGGTCTATTGCATGATTTATTCTTCTATGATTGGAGAGATACCAAATTCAACAAGAGCCATGCTTGGGTTCATCCACGAATTGCTAAACGCAATGCTCAGAAACTCATTCAACTCAATAAACTAGAAGAAGACATCATTGTGAAGCATATGTTTGGTGCGACAATCGCTCCTCCTCGCTACAAGGAATCCTGGATTGTGACATGTGTGGATAAGTATTGGGCTGTGAGAGAGTGGAGTCTGCCCTTACAACACAAGTGGAAAAATCGTAAGGTCTTCCGTTTTCAATAA
- a CDS encoding TrmH family RNA methyltransferase produces the protein MEIIRSKANHLVKQVKKLQQKKYRTSSYLIEGWHLLEEALAAKVPIEHILVSEEHVHRVAGLSNVTVVSSDIMQDLADSRTPQGVVAQLSLLNQTLPDVLTGKFLVLEDVQDPGNVGTMIRTADAAGFDGVFLSDKSADIYNMKVLRSMQGSHFHLPVYRMPMTAIFSALKSNQLQILATTLSSQSVDYKEVTPNPSFALVMGNEGQGISTFVADEADQLVHITMPGQAESLNVAIAAGILLFSFI, from the coding sequence ATGGAGATCATTCGCTCAAAGGCCAATCATTTGGTCAAGCAGGTTAAGAAATTACAACAGAAAAAATACCGTACTTCTTCTTATTTGATTGAAGGTTGGCATTTGTTGGAGGAGGCTTTGGCGGCCAAAGTACCTATTGAACATATCTTGGTATCAGAAGAACATGTTCATCGGGTTGCTGGTTTATCCAATGTAACAGTTGTCAGTTCAGATATTATGCAGGATTTAGCAGACTCACGGACACCGCAAGGGGTAGTAGCTCAACTGTCCTTACTAAATCAGACCTTACCTGATGTCTTAACAGGAAAATTTTTGGTTCTGGAGGATGTGCAGGACCCTGGAAATGTTGGTACCATGATCCGTACAGCTGATGCAGCTGGTTTTGATGGAGTATTTCTATCGGATAAGTCGGCAGATATTTACAATATGAAAGTTCTGCGTTCCATGCAAGGGAGTCATTTCCACTTGCCAGTTTATCGGATGCCTATGACTGCTATTTTTTCTGCTTTAAAAAGCAATCAGCTACAAATCTTGGCAACAACCCTCTCTAGTCAGTCAGTTGACTATAAGGAAGTTACGCCAAATCCGAGTTTTGCCTTGGTCATGGGAAATGAAGGTCAAGGAATTTCAACTTTTGTAGCCGATGAGGCGGATCAACTTGTCCATATTACCATGCCAGGTCAGGCGGAAAGCCTCAATGTAGCCATTGCGGCGGGTATTCTATTGTTTAGCTTTATTTAA
- the yidC gene encoding membrane protein insertase YidC translates to MKKNKRILLTGLALSTLVFLSGCVQTKNGVPTGEGWVYNFLVAPMGNLIKFFAENQGLGFGVAIIIVTLIVRLFIMPLGIYQSWKSTYQSEKMNYLKPILGPIQERMKNASSQEEQLAAQQEYFAAQKQYGVSVFGGMGCLPILIQMPFFTALFYAARYTEGISEATFLGIDLGSASLILTAIAGILYYAQSLLMQVGMDEEQKKQMKAVAIMNPLMIVMFSWSSPAGVTLYWVVGGFIGLIQQALTNFILKPRIRAKVEEEFKNNPPKPYKSTIKGVTPKASAIIEEKTSKKSNRNAGKQRSR, encoded by the coding sequence TTGAAAAAGAATAAACGAATTTTATTAACAGGTCTGGCCCTGTCTACGCTAGTATTTCTATCAGGATGTGTGCAGACAAAGAACGGTGTTCCTACTGGTGAAGGTTGGGTCTACAACTTCCTTGTTGCCCCAATGGGAAACCTGATTAAATTCTTCGCGGAAAACCAAGGACTCGGTTTCGGCGTTGCTATTATCATCGTGACATTGATTGTTCGTCTCTTCATCATGCCACTAGGTATTTACCAATCTTGGAAATCAACCTATCAGTCTGAGAAAATGAATTACCTCAAACCAATTTTAGGTCCAATCCAAGAACGCATGAAAAATGCAAGTTCCCAAGAAGAGCAATTAGCTGCCCAACAGGAATACTTTGCTGCTCAAAAACAATATGGCGTCAGCGTATTTGGTGGAATGGGCTGCCTTCCTATCTTGATTCAAATGCCATTCTTTACGGCACTCTTCTATGCAGCTCGTTACACGGAAGGAATCTCAGAAGCAACCTTCCTTGGTATTGATCTCGGTTCTGCAAGTCTCATTCTAACAGCTATTGCTGGTATCCTCTACTACGCTCAATCACTTCTGATGCAAGTCGGTATGGACGAAGAACAGAAGAAACAAATGAAAGCTGTGGCAATCATGAACCCATTGATGATTGTTATGTTCTCTTGGTCTTCACCTGCTGGTGTTACCCTCTACTGGGTAGTCGGTGGATTTATCGGTCTTATTCAACAAGCTCTTACAAACTTCATCTTGAAACCACGTATCCGTGCTAAGGTTGAAGAAGAATTTAAGAATAATCCTCCAAAACCATATAAATCAACTATCAAGGGTGTAACTCCTAAAGCATCCGCTATCATCGAAGAAAAAACGTCTAAGAAATCAAACCGTAACGCCGGTAAACAACGTTCTAGATAA
- a CDS encoding acylphosphatase produces the protein MRKVKMIASGRVQGVGFRWSVQFLAVEIGDIYGRVWNNDDGTVTILAQSDNAEKLSHFIHEIRKGPSRMAKVTYLDITLANFEDYKDFQVAYR, from the coding sequence ATGCGAAAGGTAAAAATGATTGCATCTGGTCGTGTGCAAGGAGTCGGCTTTCGTTGGTCTGTTCAATTTTTAGCTGTGGAAATAGGCGACATCTACGGCAGAGTTTGGAATAATGATGATGGAACTGTCACCATTTTAGCTCAGTCAGATAATGCTGAGAAGCTCAGCCATTTTATCCATGAAATTCGGAAAGGGCCTTCTCGTATGGCCAAAGTTACCTATCTAGATATCACCCTAGCCAACTTCGAAGACTATAAGGATTTTCAGGTGGCGTATAGATAA